In Sedimentibacter sp. MB31-C6, one genomic interval encodes:
- a CDS encoding cobyric acid synthase yields the protein MAKVIMIQGTTSNAGKSLITAALCRIFKEDGYRVAPFKSQNMALNSYITKDKLEMGRAQVMQAEAAGIEPDVRMNPILLKPMGNKGSQVILNGKVLKDMTAQEYYEYKEELIPHIMEAYNSLSDDYDIIVIEGAGSPAEINLKEYDIVNMGLAKLVDAPVIIVGDIDRGGVFASLAGTMLLFDDDEKSRVKGFVINKFRGDVDILKPGLDMFYDITKVDMLGVVPYLNVDIDDEDSLSQKLTNKYNVSLIDIGVIKLPHISNFTDFNIFSLIKGVSLRYVSNTKELGNPDMIIIPGTKNTINDMKWLRQSGLETRIIKHANEGKAVFGVCGGYQMLGESINDPDNIEGGGNINGIGLLKTKTTFNHSKTTTQVRGNINSISGLFKQLSDIEIWGYEIHMGNTEISEGEPLNNIGLKLEGCVCDNVAGSYIHGIFDNSKIANTIVEILMKQKGLNSDELVNFDLAEYKESQYDILANSVREAINIKKIYKIIGIL from the coding sequence ATGGCTAAAGTTATAATGATTCAAGGAACTACTTCTAATGCTGGTAAAAGCTTAATAACAGCTGCATTATGCAGAATATTCAAGGAAGATGGATATAGAGTTGCACCATTCAAGTCTCAAAATATGGCTTTAAATTCATATATAACTAAGGATAAATTAGAAATGGGCAGAGCACAGGTTATGCAGGCGGAAGCAGCAGGCATAGAACCTGATGTAAGAATGAATCCAATATTACTAAAACCTATGGGTAATAAAGGCTCACAGGTTATATTGAATGGAAAGGTTTTAAAAGACATGACAGCTCAGGAATACTATGAATATAAAGAAGAATTAATACCTCATATTATGGAAGCTTATAATTCTTTATCAGATGATTATGACATAATAGTTATTGAAGGTGCTGGAAGTCCTGCAGAAATCAATTTAAAAGAATATGATATTGTAAATATGGGGTTAGCAAAATTAGTAGATGCTCCTGTAATAATAGTAGGAGATATAGACAGAGGTGGTGTATTTGCATCCTTAGCTGGAACTATGTTGTTGTTTGATGATGATGAAAAGTCAAGAGTAAAAGGATTTGTCATTAATAAATTCAGAGGTGATGTAGACATACTAAAACCTGGGTTGGATATGTTCTATGATATAACAAAGGTTGATATGTTAGGTGTCGTACCATATCTAAATGTAGATATTGATGATGAGGATAGTTTATCACAAAAACTCACTAATAAGTATAATGTTAGTCTTATAGATATTGGGGTAATAAAGTTGCCTCATATTTCAAATTTTACTGATTTTAATATATTTTCTCTAATTAAAGGTGTATCACTGAGGTATGTTTCTAATACAAAAGAGTTAGGAAATCCTGACATGATAATTATACCTGGAACAAAGAATACTATCAATGATATGAAATGGCTAAGGCAATCTGGACTCGAAACAAGAATTATAAAACATGCTAATGAAGGAAAGGCTGTATTTGGTGTTTGTGGAGGTTATCAAATGTTAGGTGAAAGTATAAATGATCCTGACAATATAGAAGGCGGAGGCAATATCAATGGAATAGGGTTACTGAAAACTAAAACAACATTTAACCATAGTAAAACAACGACTCAAGTTAGAGGCAATATAAATAGCATTAGTGGTCTTTTCAAACAGCTATCTGATATTGAAATTTGGGGATATGAAATTCATATGGGCAATACAGAAATATCTGAAGGAGAACCATTGAATAATATTGGTTTAAAATTAGAAGGATGTGTTTGTGACAATGTCGCAGGTAGCTATATACATGGAATTTTTGACAACAGCAAAATAGCAAATACAATAGTAGAAATACTTATGAAACAAAAAGGCTTAAATTCAGACGAATTAGTTAATTTTGATTTAGCAGAATATAAGGAAAGTCAGTATGATATTTTGGCAAACTCTGTTAGAGAGGCTATTAATATAAAGAAAATATATAAAATTATAGGAATACTTTAG